A genomic segment from Heptranchias perlo isolate sHepPer1 chromosome 18, sHepPer1.hap1, whole genome shotgun sequence encodes:
- the glipr1a gene encoding glioma pathogenesis-related protein 1, with translation MAITAAQRLLLGSWVQLLVSLYTPAFATVPLITNPSFINECVKVHNKFRAEVRPTASGMLTMTWDEGLAKTARAWSRTCQFKHNPNLSKKGIAHPSFNPVGENIFASTGSFNAKHAIKRWYDEVVDYDYSTTSCKPNKVCGHYTQLVWAATYKVGCSVSDCPKGIKGSGLKGPGVIFVCDYAPAGNYVGASPFSSGGSCSECTGGCNNKLCKYPNWNPNFGSASTSLCDRLLLLSSIIVIYILQ, from the exons ATGGCCATCACCGCGGCTCAACGGCTTCTCCTCGGCAGTTGGGTCCAGCTGCTGGTCTCCCTGTATACGCCTGCCTTCGCGACGGTACCATTGATCACCAACCCATCGTTTATTAACGAGTGTGTTAAAGTCCACAACAAATTTCGGGCGGAGGTGCGCCCGACGGCCAGCGGGATGCTCACTATG ACCTGGGATGAAGGTCTTGCTAAAACTGCAAGAGCATGGAGCAGAACTTGCCAGTTCAAACATAATCCAAACCTGAGCAAGAAAGGAATAGCGCATCCATCTTTCAACCCTGTAGGAGAAAACATCTTTGCTTCAACAGGCAGTTTTAATGCCAAGCATGCTATTAAACGTTGGTATGACGAAGTGGTTGATTATGATTACAGTACAACCAGCTGCAAACCAAATAAAGTTTGTGGACATTACACCCAG CTCGTCTGGGCAGCAACATATAAAGTTGGCTGTTCAGTTTCTGATTGTCCCAAAGGAATTAAAGGTTCTGGATTAAAAGGACCAGGCGTAATTTTTGTCTGTGATTATGCACCGGC TGGAAATTATGTCGGAGCTTCACCATTTTCTTCGGGAGGTTCTTGTTCAGAATGCACCGGCGGTTGTAACAACAAGTTATGCA AGTACCCTAACTGGAATCCAAACTTTGGATCAGCTTCCACTTCCTTGTGTGACCGACTACTGCTGCTTTCCTCTATTATTGTGATATATATTCTACAGTAA